The Salvelinus namaycush isolate Seneca chromosome 26, SaNama_1.0, whole genome shotgun sequence genomic sequence TGTTGTGAAGGAGATAACATTGTACAAGTAGAGAATGTAGGTGATGAGAGAAACTTGTCTTCACAATGGACCTGCTTACATCCATACATAAAACAATAACACAAATACAATaacacaaaaaacaacaaaagatcATATTTAAGACCTTCAGAATACCCTAAGTAAGAAATGTTTCCATTAATTAGACAGTTTGATGTGTTGCtgtatttctcacatgcgccgaatacaactggtatagactttacagtgaaatgcttgcttacgaaccTTTCGAACATGTGGTCTCGTAGGCCTTTTTGACATTTAGGATATTTTTGGTTAATATATCATTAGAATATGCAAAATAACAAATACGGTATTTGATTTTTCTCTCAGCTTTTGAATACACTGGAAGAGAAGCTGAGAAGTCTCCTACATGGAAACATTAAGAGGGTCAAGAGGTAAGCCTCGAGTGGTGGATGATCTTACGGTAGTGGCCTTGTGTGTTGACTATCTTGTGACTGGACACAAGCTGTAGTGTGAAACGATTACCCTATAAGCCCCTGTCAATATCTCCATGATGGCATCATGAACATGATATCTAcctggttattactgcattgtcggaactagaagcacaagcatttcgctacactcgcattaacatctgctaaccatgtgtatgtgacaaataaaatttgatttgatttaccatGTCCCACCTTCCCCAGGCTCCCAGCTCTGACACGAGGTGCAGCTGTTGATCGATACTGGCCCACAGCAGACGGCAGACTGGTGGAGTATGACATAGATCGGGTTGTATATGATGAGGACTCTGCATACCAGAACATAAAGATCATGCACTCACAGCAGTTTGGCAATATCCTGATCCTCAATGGGGATGTTAGTAAGTCAAATATAGCATTCCTACAGGCCTTGATTTTAGATCCATTTTTGTTATGAATTATTCCTCACCTACTGCTACTGTATATTGTTGTAATTATGTTATTTACTTTACTTTTTTAGGTCACTTGTTGTTCAATTTATGTTTCACTTCTGATAACTGAATCTAATAAGATGAACATTTGGCTGGGTTTCAATCATGGCATGTGGCTTACTAATCTAATGATATTGTAATATGATTATATGACAGATCTGTCAGAGTGAAGGAGCCTACTGTAATGTGATTATATGACAGATCTGTCAGAGCGAAGGGGCCTACTGTAATGTGATGACAGATCTGTCAGAGCGAAGGGGCCTACTGTAATGTGATTATATGACAGATCTGTCAGAGCGAAGGGGCCTACTGTAATGTGATTATATGACAGATCTGTCAGAGCGAAGGGGCCTACTGTAATGTGATTATATGACAGATCTGTCAGAGCGAAGGGGCCTACTGTAATGTGATTATATGACAGATCTGTCAGAGTGAAGGGTCCTACTGTAATGTGATTATATGACAGATCTGTCAGAGTGAAGGGGCCTACTGTAATGTGATTATATGGCAGATCTGTCAGAGAGTGACCTGCCCTACACCCAGGCCATCATGGGCAGAGGGCAAGAGAACTATGCAGGGAAGGAGGTGCTGATCTTAGGAGGCGGCGATGGAGGAATCCTCGCAGAGGCCGTCAAACTCAAGCCAAAGATGATCACCATGGTGGAGATATCCTTTCAGGACCCTGCTTTTCACTTCGCTCTGTGCTCAGTTAACATATTGCTTCAGGGATTTGCACCAACAATATTTTAACACTAACCTCTTATGAGCATTTTCTTGAGACGTAGCCCGGTAGGATTATCTGGTCTGTCATCTGTCTTCCCCTGTGCCTGGTTTGTAATGCCTTGACAAAGTGGTTACATCGACCAAATGGTGATTGATGGGTGTAGAACACACATGAGGAAGGCATGTGGGAGTGTTCTGGACAACTTGAAGGGAGAATGTTACCAGGTGAGCAGGACAGTGCTGTCCACTGCACCTCTCCTTAGTTGAGATGGAACATTTGTCACTTGTATGTTACTACATGGTGTTTCCATAACTCCATTTCCCTGCATCCCCTCCATCTCTTCTTATCTCATTCCAGGTGTTGGTAGAGGACTGCGTTCCTGTTCTAAAAAAGTATGTTGAGGAAGGGAAGACGTTTGATTACGTCATCAATGACCTCACAGCGGTCCCCATCTCCACAGCGCCAGAGGAGGGTGAGTGACAAATGCTCTCTCATGGGGTCTTCTTGGACATTCTGTTCTAACGGTGTATGCAATGATGAATACTGGTAGGGCTCTTGTAAAGACGCACCGCCTTGTACCTCATTGCAAAGAATTGATCTGATTTTAGGATGTGGACAGTGTAATCTTAACCTGTTTCGTGAATCGGGGCTTGTATGAAACACTTGCATAATTGGTTGAAAGATGGTTTACTCTGCCTCAGACTCTACATGGGAGTTCCTACAGCTTATCTTGGATCTCTCAATAAAAGTACTGCGTCCTACTGGGAAGTACTTCACACAGGTGAGACCCATATTCACTGAGTGCTTCATACAGTCACCCCACCCTTGTGTGGATTTCAGCTCATATTGAGATCACCATCTCTACACATGATTAACTGTCTCGTATATCTTTGTTGTTCATGAGAGACAAGTTTGTCCTAGTGTGATGGGTTTCTTTTGTTGACATTTTTGTCCCCTAATTGCTGTGTGGTCCATGTTTTAACCCCGTGTCATCAGGGTAATAGTGCCAATCTGACTGAGACACTGGCTCTTTATGAGGAGCAGCTGGGAAGGCTCTCATGTCCTGTAGACTTTTCcaaggaggtggtgtgtgtgccCTCTTATATGGAACTGTATCCTTCAAGAAAAGAGTCTTGCACTTATCAGACACGTCTCCCATTCACGGTCACACAGGCATACTTTCATACATAGACGTGTGGTTACTTGTTGTTTACATGGCATTCTCCTTAATGAGCTGACTCAGGTGGGTTTTCTACACCGTTTGGAAGAAGTGAAGAGGTCTCCTCCGTACGCTGCCTGCCGGAATGTGAAAACTGTCCACCCCCCTATTTGTCCGCCGTCGCACTGAGGGGAGAGATGACCCCCCCCATCTCTACTCACACGGTTTTGTTATCCTTCCATGTCCAACTCTCTCTTAAACCCTTTTTACATCTTAATTGTATAATTTTATGTCTGAACTTACAAGAGATTGTATTTCTGTTAGTTGGATATTTTGAATTGGACTGTTGTTTTTGCGTGTGCCCTCCAGGGAGAGCTGTGGGGCTGACCGTGTAGGGCTACTGCCACTGGTCTAGGGTTTAGACTTCTCtgactatagcctggtcccagacctgtctAGGTTTGAGACTTCTCTGACTATAGCCTGGTTCCAGACCTGTCTAGGGTTTAGACTTCTCtgactatagcctggtcccagacctgtctAGGTTTGAGACTTCTCTGACTATAGCCTGGTTCCAGACCTGTCTAGGGTTTAGACTTCTCTGACTATAGCCTGGTTCCAGACCTGTCTAGGTTTGAGACTTCTCtgactatagcctggtcccagacctgtctAGGTTTGAGACTTCTCtgactatagcctggtcccagacctgtctAGGGTTTAGACTTCTCtgactatagcctggtcccagacctgtctAGGGTTTAGACTTCTCTGACTATAGCCTGGTTCCAGACCTGTCTAGGGTTTAGACTTCTCTGACTATAGCCTGGTTCCAGACCTGTCTAGGGTTTAGACTTCTCTGACTATAGCCTGGTTCCAGACCTGTCTAGGGTTTAGACTTCTCTGACTATAGCCTGGTTCCAGACCTGTCTAGGGTTTAGACTTCTCTGACTATAGCCTGGTTCCAGACCTGTCTAGGTTTGAGACTTCTCTGACTGTTGTGTAGTTGTCATGCCATACATGTTACATGTTTTATACATAGCAGGGCAACAATTCTCAGAGGAGTTGGCTAAATATCatacaggtctgggaccaggctatagtcGGAGGTCTAAAGCctagacagatctgggaccagtatTTAAACACTCTTGGTACACTTACCCCTCAGGGTGTTGTTACTTTTCAAATTTGACTTAAAACAGCACcaacatacaatatacttttGGGTTGTGATTGTGTGATAGGACATGTGCTCGCCGTAGTTTCAAATGAATGTCTGTCTGTGCGTTTGATTGTTTTTCTTCTTTTGTTGTAGCTAACTGGCTTGAGTGTGATTTGATTCCCAGTCCTTTCCAAGTGTAACCCTGCCCATTGAGGCTGAAGTGTCCAAATGTGTTTTtcaaagggaaaaaggccctccTTTGTGGCGGTTTCTTGCTTGTACTGCTTTAATGTGAATTGTGTTTTTATTATTTAGCACCTCTAGCTTCTCCTGCTGGATCTTATTTTACATATTCAGTTTAGAATTTTTCTCTAAGTTTGTTTGGTGCATGTGCTGGAAATTAAAATATTTTAATTGAATGTAGCTTCCCATATACACAGTGCAACTTCATGCCTTTGATCAATATTGTGGTGCTttgttaaatgtatttatttgataTAATTTCACCAAATGCTGTTTTATCCAAAATACCTTTTTGTTCAGCAGTGACTACCTGCTATTAAAAATGAGTTGGAGAAGAAAATGTTTTTCTTGATTCAGGGGAGTATATCAGatatcttagctagcagtcacaACTGACAGACAATTTGGGTGTTTCTACTGAAAGTCCAGAATCATACCAATGCAAACATGAAGAGCAAACTCAATACTTTGAATACAGATTTGCTTGCATTTCCCATGTACTTCCTTTTGAAATTCATTCTACCATGAGCAATGTTGATTTCAATAAAACTTCCCCTTTGTTAACACAAACTTCAATCATTTGATTACCCTGCTCCTGATGTCTACGGACGCTGTAAAAATGTGTCCTTAGTTTTTTTATTCGAGGTGTAGAGAACCCATCAAGTTATCTACCAACCACATGATGTACTCCTATGTtgtagcagacactcttatccagtgacttacaggagcaattagggttaagtgccttgctcaagggcacatcgacagatgtttcacctggtccgctcagggattcgaaccagcaacctttttgTTACTGACCAATGCTCTTAATCACTAAGCTACCTGCTGAATGTGCTGAGCAAGCTGCTGAAATGACACTTCCAACCTGGAGCAATGCTTGTATTCTGGGAAGCTGCTGTATACACCTAATAAGATTGCAATTTTAATTGCGAACATTACACCACAGCACATACCTGTGTGTGTCGTCACAACTCTTTCCTCTCTGTTTTAACTGTATTTGCCCCACCTTTCCTCCATCTTTCCCCTAGATCGGTCTTTTGTGGCGCCATGAATAAAGCATTTGACATTGTTCAATTTGTATTGGAGTTTTTAGCATATTGTactgtgtttgtgttttgtctctgtGTAGAACCTGAATGACCAATTCTCAGGTAATATCATTTTGGAAGAGGACACCGCTGGATAAGTCTAGCCATGAAGGTAAACATCACGTTGCCAAGACTTTTGGGAGAAAAtcaagcacaacccccacctgtggacgtcgggccctcataccaccctcatggagtctgtttctgaccgtttgagctgacacatgcacatttgtggcctgctggaggtcattttgcagggctctggcagtgctcctccttgcacaaaggcggaggtagcggtcctgctgctgggttgttgccctcctacggcctcctccacgtctcctgatgtactggcctgtctcctggtagcgcctccatggtctggacactacgctgacagacacagcaaaccttcttgccacagcttgcattgatgtgccatcctggatgagctgcactacctgagccacttgtgttggttgtagactccgtctcatgctaccactagagtgaaagcaccgccagcattcaaaagtgaccaaaacatcagccaggaagcataggaactgagaagtggtctgtggtcaccacctgcagaaccactcctttattgggggtgtcttgctaattgcctataagttccaccttttgtctattccatttgcacaacagcatgtgaaatttattgtcaatcagtgttgcttcctaagtggacagtttgatttcacagaagtgtgattgacttggagttacaatgtgttgtttaagtgttccctttatttttttgagcagtgtatatgctaTCTGATCAGGGCTGGCTCTAGCCTTTTTGGGCCCTAAGTAAGGGCACTGCTGTCTGTCACTACCATTTGTTTCCACTTCCATCCACTCCGTTCATCCTTTTGGACACGGATATCTGATccacatacactgaacaaaaatataaacgcaacatgtaaagtgtttggtttcatgagctgaaataaaagatcccagaaatgttgagcacaaatctgtttacatccctgttagtgaacacttctcctttgccaagataatctatccacctgacaggtgtggcataatcaataagctgatttaaacagcatgatcattacacaggtgcaccttgtgctggtgacaataaaaggccaaatgtgcagtttttcacacaacacaataccacagatgtctcaagttttgagggaggtggcaattggcatgctgactgcaggaatgtccaccagagttgttgccagagaattgaatgttaatttctccaccGTAatctgcctccaatgtcgttttagagaatttggcagaacgtccaaccggcctcataaccgcagacTACGTgcatggcgtcgtgtgggtgagcggttttctgatgtcaacgttgtgaacagagtgccccatggtgg encodes the following:
- the LOC120021449 gene encoding spermine synthase-like isoform X1, encoding MALRHYTLDFNLSAPADCPTTVHGLQSIFQEQEMTETVHDTEGHGYLATFIGKNGRLVILRVTAHGLLTIDLQCCEGDNIVQVENLLNTLEEKLRSLLHGNIKRVKRLPALTRGAAVDRYWPTADGRLVEYDIDRVVYDEDSAYQNIKIMHSQQFGNILILNGDVNLSESDLPYTQAIMGRGQENYAGKEVLILGGGDGGILAEAVKLKPKMITMVEIDQMVIDGCRTHMRKACGSVLDNLKGECYQVLVEDCVPVLKKYVEEGKTFDYVINDLTAVPISTAPEEDSTWEFLQLILDLSIKVLRPTGKYFTQGNSANLTETLALYEEQLGRLSCPVDFSKEVVCVPSYMELWVFYTVWKK
- the LOC120021449 gene encoding spermine synthase-like isoform X2, encoding MALRHYTLDFNLSAPDCPTTVHGLQSIFQEQEMTETVHDTEGHGYLATFIGKNGRLVILRVTAHGLLTIDLQCCEGDNIVQVENLLNTLEEKLRSLLHGNIKRVKRLPALTRGAAVDRYWPTADGRLVEYDIDRVVYDEDSAYQNIKIMHSQQFGNILILNGDVNLSESDLPYTQAIMGRGQENYAGKEVLILGGGDGGILAEAVKLKPKMITMVEIDQMVIDGCRTHMRKACGSVLDNLKGECYQVLVEDCVPVLKKYVEEGKTFDYVINDLTAVPISTAPEEDSTWEFLQLILDLSIKVLRPTGKYFTQGNSANLTETLALYEEQLGRLSCPVDFSKEVVCVPSYMELWVFYTVWKK